tcacctaaacctaacatcaaaagccgaaagccccagccgagccacataccgggtctggggcacaatctgGTCAGACACACTCTGTGTTTGATCAACACTCTGTGGGTTGTGATATGATGCGATGGTGGATAAAACAACACATAAAGTCACCTCTGTGTTTGATCAACTGATTTGCTGGTGGTACTCCATACATTGGAACGGTGCATGATACTTTTGTGTAAGAATGCTCACAAGTTCCTGGGACTCTGTCTCTATTCATCTCTACTTGATCATATACTCGTTGTTTTCAGAAATGAAGTATCATCACGGGCAGTTCTAGCCAACCAGGACTGTTATAATTGTAGCCCGGGAATTGCAATATAATGAGGCCGAGTTGAAAGTCCAAGCAGAATTGTTCCCGGGGAAGCTAAATCATGATCAAAGGGTTGTTTACAACGAAGTTATACAGGCCATTGATGCTCGAGTGGGAGGTGTGCATTTTATTTCTGGGCATGGCGGTACTCGTAAGACTTTTGCTTCATTGATCATGTTAGTATGCAATTTTAATACTAACATGCGTCTTAGGTCTCCTGAATTGACGCCACAGTCCCGTGCTGAGCGTTATGCATTTGCTCAGCGGGTTTTTGACATTGGAGATGGAAGGTGTCAATGTTTCAATGATTCGGAAGGCAGATGAGACTTCACTTTCTTGGATATCAATTCCTTCGGCTGACAATATAAAAGCTGCTACCCGTTGTGTCTAAATATTCGAGTCAAGCTATGTGGGGCAGGGAGCTATTGTGTGCCCAACAAATGTTTTGGCTGAATGAAATTAGTGGAGCTGTTTTCAAGTGTGTTCCTAGGAATGCAAGGTCTTATTCGGATTGTGACTATATCCAGGTCCACTGATTCGGTTGGGTGATGCTAATTAACTTGATGGTCCTTAATTTTTGAACTCCATAGAAGCTAATAATTTTGCACTCCATAAAATGGATTTCAAGGTCTTCTAAGGAACATAAATCAGTCCCTTGATCTGTGCATTGATACCTGCTTGCTCATTAAAAGACCAGGTGAAAGAGTCCTTGAAGGGGAGATATTGACAGGATCTTGCATTTACGTTGATGCTGCCAACTTTGATTTTGTTATAATATGAAACTAAAAAACAGGTCCTAGTTTACAGTAACAGATAATAAAATTAGAAGCAAAAATAGGTTCGCTCGCGGGTGATCAAATCCTACTTGTCATTATTTTTCTTAAAATTTAATTCTCAATGTGCTGATAACTAGGACCCACAAGTTGTAGGGGAGCGCTGGCAAGTGAGGTCTACCTTCATCTTGCCTCAGTTCATCTAATTAAGCAGGTGCGACTCAAATTAAACCCTTCATCTTACCTCAGTTCATCTTCTTCTCAGACGTACAACTAACCACCCAGCAATTCATCACGAAAGCACAGTACATCTCCAATTCCAAAGCACAAATATATATTACGATCTGAAGCCGGCTCACTATCCAAGCCCCGGTAGACTGGTACGAATGTAGATCAATGACGACAGCCATGAGGGCGTTGGTGCTTGCCAGCCACTGAAGCTTGCTGGCGTCGGTCAGAGCGTCGACATACTTCAGGTCAAAGAAAGAGCTTGTCTGTTCGCCGGTGATGCAGTCCCAAACACCGATGCCGTAGCCAATTCCTTGAGTTATGCCCGAGTTGTTGCAGCTAGCAAAGACGTTTGTTTGCTGGTCAAAGGCCAGCGCCCTCGCGTTAAAAAGCGGAGCCGTCTTCTTGCCCTCATgcgctatgcggaagtggtgactCAGATCGCCGGTGAGCACGGAGAAAGCTGCCATGCCGCGGCCCCCAACGAGGAGCGTGGTGTCGCTGAGGTAGACAGCATCGCGGACCGGCTCAACAGGCATGAGGCAGACTGGCTGGCGCTCCTCGAGCATCCAGTTGTAGACCCGCATGATGGGGCCGTGCTTGACGCAACACCCCCCGTCTGGCGCCGCACGGACGGCCGGGCAAGCCACTGGCCTACGCCCCGGCGGCACGGAAGCGGCTAGCCGGACCCTGTCGAGATTGAGCTCACCGATGCGAGCAGCGCGGACATGGTCAAGGAGGCCATAGTAGGACGCCTCTTGGAAGAGCATCCGCTCCGGGATGACAGCCAGGACATGCAGCTCGCCCGTGCGGAGCATGTTGAGGAGCGAGGCGAAGCAGGCCGGGTCGCGGCCGATGAAGTACTCAGGCACGCCCCCGGTGGCG
The sequence above is a segment of the Triticum dicoccoides isolate Atlit2015 ecotype Zavitan chromosome 1A, WEW_v2.0, whole genome shotgun sequence genome. Coding sequences within it:
- the LOC119333643 gene encoding BTB/POZ domain-containing protein At2g24240-like encodes the protein MCTPQPAAGRIWLNVGGQVFETTADTLTGAGEGTMLAAMLEPCWNAGATGGVPEYFIGRDPACFASLLNMLRTGELHVLAVIPERMLFQEASYYGLLDHVRAARIGELNLDRVRLAASVPPGRRPVACPAVRAAPDGGCCVKHGPIMRVYNWMLEERQPVCLMPVEPVRDAVYLSDTTLLVGGRGMAAFSVLTGDLSHHFRIAHEGKKTAPLFNARALAFDQQTNVFASCNNSGITQGIGYGIGVWDCITGEQTSSFFDLKYVDALTDASKLQWLASTNALMAVVIDLHSYQSTGAWIVSRLQIVIYICALELEMYCAFVMNCWVVSCTSEKKMN